The following is a genomic window from Variovorax paradoxus.
GCGAGGCGAGCGCACTGTCGCCACGATGCGGCGTTGCGTCGCGTCCCAGAAATGAAAGTCAGAGGCCACACCAACCATGACGTCCGAGGCAGGAACGGCAGTCAAGTCGCCCGAGTTACCACGCGGTGCATCGGCTGGAGGATGAAGAACGTCTATAGGAGTGCGCTGTGCGCGAACCCAGTCCAGCTGGGGCGGGTTCTCGATCTCGCCAAGCGCCGCGAAGTCCCTCTTCGCATCCCACACCCGGATGGGCGACATGCCGAAGGACACGAGCTTGCTGCCATCGGCGCTGTAGGCCACACCGTTGAGAGGAGTGGCGCTGAACAAGACCTTCTTGATGGCATTTCGCTCAAGATCGGCAATGACGATGGCCGTTGCGCCCGTCCAGTTCGTCAAGCCAAACTTCTCCGCATCGCGAAAAAACTGCAGTGCCCCCAAAGAGACCTCATCGCGGAGCGGGTTGCAGCTCATCGTCTCGTAAGAGCGTCCAACTTGTGGCCGGTCGTTGAAGGGATGTGCAAGATCAAGTTCGCTTTCGAGTGCTCCAGATGGCAAGCCGTACACTGCGACGCCTGTCGCACGCAGTACGGCCAATGTGCTGCCGTTTGCCAGCACGCACATGGCTCTTGACGTAGCGCCTATGCGCCTTGTTCCCGGACCTTTGATCTGGGCCACTTCCCGCCGCTGGACAACGTCCCACACCCGAGCGAGCACATAGCGATCCTTGTCATTTCGCGCTGCGATCTCCGCGGCCTCATCGATGCTTTCTGGAACCTTGAGCTCTCCATGCTTGACATCCTGGTAGTCCTGGACGATCAGATACTTTCCATCCGGGCTGAACAGCAGGTCCTGCCCCGAGTGATTCCCTACCCAGCGCTTGCTTGGCACCGAGAACACAGGCTTCTTCGTATGCACATCCCACACTTCCACAACATCGCGCATGAAGTAGCCCACCGCCAGTAGGCGGCCATCGGGATGCCAAGCCAACGATTGAACGGTGTAGGGAAGTTCCAGCACACCTGTTTCTTCCATCACGGGTGTGGCGCGCGCGCTGCAACCGTTCAGGAAGAGGAGCGCCAGCACCGCCACGCCGGCGAAAAAGGTCTTGATGGTCATGGGGCCGCCCCTGCTGCTTCTTCGCTTGCGACGTGCAGCGGCAAGGGCCATCGATCTGCCGGAACGGCCACAAAGCCCGGCGGTGGCGATGGCGACCGGGTGAGCCCCAGCAGTTGGGCAGTCGTGAGTGTGGTCGACATGATTTTTTCTACTCCCTGGTGTGTCATTTGCGAGGGCGCTCAGCGCCCGCGATGCAATTTGTAGATATGAATGAGCCGGTCAGGGGTGTCACCGATCACCAGTTGGCAAAGGTCTGACGTTCGCGATCTGTGACATGAAATCCCCGCCGCAATCCAGCCGCAATGGAAGTGCACAGTCTTATTTCATCCACCCTGTTCAAGAACATGCCGTCCTTGCTCCGTTGCATGGACAGGGACCTTGAATCGAGTCTCCGAAGTCGATGCCTTGATCTCCACCGGCGCCATGCTCGCCCGCTCCTTGAAAACCTTGTCCTTGAAGAACCAGTTCTTGTTCGCCCGGATGGGCTTGCAGCCTTCATAGAAGATCAACTCCTCGTCGGCGGGCAGCTCCTTGATCTCCTGCGGCAGAAACAGGGCCCGGCGCTCTTCGGTGTGGTTGGTCGAGACCTGGTTGGAGCCGCCGCCTCGGCTGGTGCTGCGGTGCTCCTTGCGGATGGTCTTGTAGCCCAGCATCTCGCTGTATTCGGCCGCATCGCTTTGCTCGCGTGGCGCAAACACGATCTGTGCGCCGTGATTGGTGATGAAGTTCTGTGCGTCGTTGTCGCCGTAGGCCGAGCGCAGCTGCGCGCGGCTTTGCACGATGCACAGGTCGCGCACGCCGTAGCTGGCCGAAATCGAGATGCGCTTGGCCCACACATCCACTCGCCCCATGGCGGTGAATTCGTCCATCAGCATGAGCATCTGGTATTTCAGGTCCGGCTCGTCACCCAGTTGCTTGGTAAGGTTGTTGCCGATCACGCTGCTGAAGAAGATGTTCAGCAGCTTGCCGCTTTCGTCGAGCTTGTTGGTCGGGATATCGACGTACAGGGTGGTCGGGCGTTTGCGGATGGCGGTAATGTCGAAGTCGGTGGCGTTGGTGGCCGCGGCCAACACCGGACTGAGGAACTGCTGCAGCGGCGCCTGCATGGTGGCGATCACCGACGAGAAAGTCTGCTCGGCCAGGCCCGCGAGGTTGCCGAACACAGTGCGCGTTTGCGTGCTGATGAAGCGGGACTGCTGCGGTTCGTTCAAGATCGCCTTGAGCATTGCCAAGGTGCCCTGGCCGTCGGCGCCGCTGGACAGGTGCAGGATGCGTTCGAGACTGGGAAAGTTCTCGTCGGTGTTCGGGTCCTGTGCGCGCCCGAGAGTCCGGCCCCAGTTGTCCCATGCCTCGAACATGTAGGAGGCGAAGGCGGTGAAGGCGGCGCGGCCCTGGCTCGTCCAGAAGGGGTCTTTGCCGGGCTCGTCCGGGTAAAGAATGGCGGCGATGGTCTGGATTTCGCCAATGCGCTTGCCCGCATCCATGCCCACCAGCAGGGTGAAGGCGTTGAAGCGATGGGTCTTTCCCTGGTCGTCATAGGGGGCCCACACATAGATGGTGTGACCCTGCGACTCGCGCCAGCCGCTGGTGGCTTTGCGCAGCTCGCCCTTGAGGTCGAGCACGACCATCGAGTGCAAATACGACAACAGCACCGGAATGGCAATGCTGGTGGTCTTGCCTGAACGGGTCGGGCTGACCGTGATGACGTGCTGGGCACCGCCCAGCCACAGGTACTGGCCTTTGTACTTGCCGATGAGGATGCTTTGCGGGGTCTGCGCGAGCAGGCCGGCTTTCTTGAGATCGGAAAGTTCGGCGAAGCTGGCGTCGCCGTGCAGGGATTCGGCCTTGGCCCGAAAGAGCGGGATGAGCAATGCGGCCCAGCCCAACAGCGGTACGCCGAAGCCCATGGCGCCGCTGAGCTTGATCTTGGTGGCGTAGGGCGCGTACTGCGGCAGGCCTGCCGCCTGCATGTATTGCCACCACGTGTTCCAGGCCAGCGGTGCGTCTCGCAGATCGAGGATGAGCAGAACAAGGTAATTGGAAAGGAACCAGCCACCTGCCAAGACCCCCAGAAGTACCGCCAACGCGAAAAGTACCTTGCTTGTGCTCATATGCTGAGTCACCTCCCTTTTAATAAGGAAGTGCTTATACAAGCCGGGTCAGCCGCGGCAGGTTGTGCAGTGGCCCGTCGAACACAAGACTGCGGCCCTGTTGCCAACTTCTTCATGGAAAGCACGACTGACTGAGTAGCCGCCGCTACCCTTTGCTCGCGTTGTCGCGCGCTATATACCCAGCGGCAGCCGCGCGCTGCTCTTCACTTCTTCCATCACCGCGTAGGTGCGCGTCTCTCGCACGCCGGGCAGCTGCCACAGCACCGTGCCCGCAAAGTCGCGGTACGCCGCCATGTCGGCCATGCGGGTCTTGAGCAGGTAGTCGAAGCCGCCCGCAACCATGTGGCATTCCATGATTTCGTCGCGCGCGTGAACGGCGGCCTTGAACTGATCGAACACGTTGGGGGTGGTGCGGTCGAGCAGGATTTCGACGAACACCGTCAGGCCGCGCCCGAGCTTGTGCGGATCGAGCCGCGCCTCGTAGCCCTGGATGAAGCCGTCGCGTGTGAGCCGCTGCACCCGCGCCAGCACCGCGGTGGGCGAGAGCGCCACCGCCTCGGCCAGCTTGAGGTTGGTAATGCGTCCGTCATCCTGAAGAATCTTCAGCAGCCGGATATCGATGCGGTCCAGGTCCAGGTCGGGCATTGGTGAATTATCCGGTTTGCGCATCGTTTTTTGGCAAAAGATTCGGCCTATATCCAAAGACCATAGGGGATAGAACCAAGGAACTGCCATGCACCTGCCCACCCCCTACCGCCCTGAAGCGGATGTCGTCTCTCACCGGCTCGCCTCGCTGGCGGGCGCACTCGATTGGGCCGCGGCGGCCAGCGCCGCCAAGCCTTGGGTGGAGGCGGTGCGCCGCCATCCGCCGCCGTTCTGGGCCATGGAAAGCCTGCTGCGCGAGTACCCGATTTCGAGTGCCGAAGGCCTGGCGCTCATGCGCCTGGCCGAGGCGCTGCTTCGCGTGCCCGACGCAGCCACGGCCATTGCGCTCACGGCCGACCAATTGGGCCGAGCCGACTTCGAAGGCACCGCCGATTCGACGCTGTCGCGCCTGTCTTCCGCCGCCATTGCGATGTCGAAGAAGTTCCTGCCTGAAGGCGACCACCCGCCCGGCCTGATGGCCAAGCTTGGCGCGCGCACGGTGGTGGCTGCCACGCTGCGCGCGGTGCAACTGCTGGGCCGCCAGTTCGTGCTGGGCCAGACCATTGCAGAGGCCATGGACGAGGCCCGCTCTGCGCACCGCAAGCAGGGTGCGCTGCGCTTCAGCTACGACATGCTCGGCGAAGGCGCGCGCACCGATGCGGATGCGCTGCGCTACCTCGAGAGCTACACGCAGGCCATCGCGGCCATTGCAGGCGGGGCCGACGCGGCGCGTGCGCCCGAGCACAACGACGGCATTTCCATCAAGCTGAGTGCGCTGCATCCGCGCTACGAATACACGCAAAGCGAGCGGGTGATGCGCGAGCTGGTGCCGCGCGTGTGGCAGCTGTGCGAGCTGGCGGCGGCTGCCAACCTCAATCTCACCATCGACGCCGAAGAGGTCGACCGGCTGGAACTTTCGCTCGATGTGTTCGAGGCGCTGGCCGCGCGCGTGGCCGCCGAACAGCCGCAGTGGCGCGGCTTTGGCCTTGCACTGCAGGCCTACCAGACGCGCGCGCTCGAACTGATCGAGCACGTCACTTCGGTGGCGCGCAAACACGGCCTGCGTCTGATGTGCCGGCTGGTGAAGGGCGCCTACTGGGACGCCGAGATCAAGCGTGCGCAGGAGCTCGGCCTGCCGCACTACCCGGTCTTCACGCACAAGCACCACAGCGACATCAGCTACCTGGCCTGCGCACGCGCGCTGCTTTCGGCGCCCGATGCGATCTATCCGCAGTTCGCCACGCACAACGCGGGCACCATCGCGGCCATCCTGCAGATGGCCGAGGCGGCCCAGGCACCTTTCGAACTGCAGCGGTTGCATGGCATGGGCGAGGGCGTCTACCGCGAAGTGATGAAGAGCACCGCCGCGCCGGTGCGCGTGTATGCCCCGGTGGGCCAGCACAAGGACCTGCTCGCCTACCTCGTGCGGCGCCTGCTCGAGAACGGCGCCAATTCATCGTTCGTGAACCAGCTGGGCGATGAAGACGTGGACATCGGCGAACTACTCATGTCGCCCCTCTGGCTCGAACCGACGAACGCCGCCTTGCCGCTGCCGCCGGCGCTCTACGGCCCACCGCCTGCGCGGCGCAACAGCGAGGGTGTGGACCTTGCGGTCGAGTCGATGCGTGCGCCGCTGCTTGCGGCGCTGGATGCCACCGCCGTACCCCGGGTCGAAGAGTTCGACCCCGCCAGCACAGCAAAAGCGGTTGCCGCCAGCGCAGCCAGCTTTCGCCACTGGCGCAAGACGCCGGTCGAGGCCCGCGCCGCCATGCTGCGCCAGGCCGCCGACGCACTGCAGCGCGAACTGCCGCGCTTCTGCGCGCTGCTGGTGAAAGAGGCGTTCAAGACGTGGGGCGATGCGGTGGCCGAAGTGCGCGAGGCCATCGACTTCTTGCGCTACTACGCAGATGAAGCGGAACGCATCATGCAACCCGTGGCGCTGCCCGGTCCTACCGGAGAAAGCAACGAGTTGCGGCTGACAGCGCGCGGTCCGTGGGTGTGCATCAGCCCGTGGAATTTTCCGCTCGCGATCTTCATGGGCCAGGTGGCGGCGGCGCTTGCCACCGGCAACACCGTGCTGGCCAAGCCGGCCGAGCAAACGCCCGCCGTCGCGCTCGAAGCCGTGAAGCTGCTGCATGCCGCCGGCGTGCCGGCCGATGCGCTGCAACTGCTGCACGGCCCGGGTGAAACGGTGGGCGCCGCGCTGGTCTCCGCGCCGGGCGTGGCAGGGGTGGTGTTCACCGGCTCGACGCAGGTGGCGCGCATCATTCACCGCGCGCTTGCCGCAAAAGACGGCCCCATCGTGCCGCTGATTGCGGAGACCGGCGGTATCAATGCGATGCTGGTCGACTCGAGCGCGCTGCCCGAGCAGGTGGTCGATGCCGTGGTGCAGAGTGCATTCCGTTCGGCCGGCCAGCGCTGCTCGGCATTGCGGCTGCTGGTGCTGCACGATGGCATTGCCGACGCGGTGATCGAAATGATCCGCGGCGCGGCCGGGGAAGTGGCGGCCGGCGACCCGGCGCTGCTGTCGACCGATGTGGGCCCGGTGATCGACAGCGAAGCAGCCGACAACATCCGGCGCAATTTGAAGCGGCTGGATTCGGAGGCCAAGCGTCTTCTCGCGCCGGCTTCTTCTTCAACGGATGCGGAAGGCAACCTGATTGCGCCGCAGGCCTACGAGGTGTCTTCCATCGAAAGCGTGACCAGCGAGATCTTCGGCCCGGTGCTGCAGATTGCACGATGGGGCCACGGCGCGCTGAGCGACCCCGCGGAGGTGATCGAGCGCATCAACGCGCTGGGCTACGGCCTCACGCTCGGCATTCAGACCCGCATCGATTCGCGCGCCCAGGCGCTGGCCTCGCGTGCGCACGTGGGCAACATCTATGTGAACCGCAACATCATCGGCGCGGTGGTCGGCGTGCAGCCTTTCGGCGGCGAGGGCCTGAGCGGCACCGGGCCCAAGGCAGGCGGGCCGCACTACCTGTACCGCTTTTGCGCCGAGCAGACGGTCACGGTCAACACCACCGCGGCCGGCGGCAATGCCGCATTGCTGAGCGCCGTTGCATAGAGCGCCAAGGCGCGGGCGGCCGCGGGGTCAAACCTCTCTTGCATAACCGCCTTCGCGGCGCGCATAAGCCATGGCGCAGCGGGCGCGAGAGGTCTATTGTTGCGGCCATCCGTTCAAACCAAGGGTTCTCTCATGAGTGAAAAGCTCTCCTTCGTCAATCCGACCGCCAACAGCCCCTGGGGCACGTACCTCTCGCAGGTCGACCGCGTGGTGCCGTACCTCGGCCCGCTGGCCCGCTGGGTCGAAACGCTCAAGCGCCCCAAGCGCGCGCTGATCGTCGACGTGCCGATCGAGATGGACGACGGCACCATCGCCCACTTCGAGGGCTACCGCGTGCAGCACAACATGAGCCGCGGCCCGGGCAAGGGCGGCGTGCGCTTCCACCCCGACGTCACGCTCGAAGAGGTGATGGCCCTGTCGGCCTGGATGACCATCAAGACCGCCGCGGTCAACCTGCCGTACGGCGGCGCCAAGGGCGGCATCCGCGTCGACCCCAAGAAGCTTTCGCTGCAAGAGCTCGAAAAGATCACCCGCCGCTACACCAGCGAGATCGGCATCATCATCGGCCCGCACACCGACATTCCCGCGCCCGACGTCAACACCAACGGCCAGATCATGGCGTGGATGATGGACACGTATTCGATGAATGTGGGCGGCACCGCCACGGGCGTGGTCACCGGCAAGCCGCTGCACCTGGGCGGCTCGCTCGGCCGCGTCAAGGCCACCGGCCGCGGCGTGTTCGTTACCGGCCGCGAGGCGGCCCGCCGCCTCGGCATGGACCTGCGCGGTGCGCGCATTGCGGTGCAGGGCTTCGGCAACGTGGGCTCGGTTGCGGCCGAACTCTTTGCAGAAGCGGGCGCCAAGATCGTCGCGGTGCAGGACCACACCGGCACCATCGTCAACACCAACGGCCTCGACCTGGCAAAGCTCATTCCCATTGCCAACAAGGAAGGCGTGGTCGCCTTCAAGGGCGGCGACGTGGTGCCGAACGAAGCCTTCTGGGACACGGCGTGCGACATCCTGATTCCGGCCGCGCTCGAAGGCCAGATCACGGCCGAGCGCGCGCAGAAGACATCCGCCAAGCTGGTGCTCGAAGGCGCCAACGGCCCCACGGTGCCGCAGGCCGATGACATCCTTGCCGAACGCGGCGTGCTGGTGGTGCCAGACGTGATCTGCAATGCCGGCGGCGTGACGGTGAGCTACTTCGAATGGGTGCAAGACTTCTCGTCCTTCTTCTGGGACGAGGACGAGATCAACGTGCGGCTCGACCGCATCATGATGAACGCGCTCAACCAGATCTGGGACACGGCCGACAAGCACAAGATCACGCTGCGTACGGCCACCTATGCGGTCGCCTGCGAACGCATTTTGATGGCTCGCCAGGAACGCGGTTTGTACCCCTGATTCGCTGAGGCAAGTTGTACGCTCGGGGGATGAGCACCACCCCCGAGCAACAACTCCCCTCGATTCCCGCAGACGGCCTGGCCCGCCTGCAGGCCCTGATGGCCGGCGGCCAGCGCAAGCTGCTCGGCCTCGTCGGCGCGCCCGGCGCGGGCAAGTCCACGCTCGCAGCGGCACTGCGCCGCGCCGCAGGCGCCGACCGCGCACAGGTCGTGCCGATGGACGGTTTTCACCTGGCCAATGTCGAGCTGCAACGGCTCGGCCGCGCCGGCCGCAAGGGCGCCCCCGACACCTTCGACAGTGCCGGCTACGTCGCGCTGCTGCAGCGGCTGCGTGGGCAGGGGCCGGGCGACCCCATCGTGTACGCGCCCGAGTTCCGCCGCGAGATCGAAGAGCCGATTGCCGGCGCCATCGCGGTGCTGCCAGAGACCCAGCTGGTCATCACTGAAGGCAACTACCTGCTGCACGATGCCGGGCCTTGGGCGGGCGCCGCGGGCATGCTCGACGAGGTCTGGTATGTCGACATCGACGATGCGGTGCGCGAAGAACGCCTGCTGAAGCGCCACCAGCAGTTCGGCCGCAGCCCCGAAGCCGCGCGCGACTGGGTGGCTGGCACCGATGCGCCCAATGCGCGGCTCATTGCTGCAACGCGCGGGCGCGCGCACTTCGTGCTGCACTGGTCCTGAAAATCTCCCGTGCAGTTGGGGAACATCGGCGCGGCGCAATGCTCGAAGCTTCGCCGACGGCGCTGCAAGGCCAGCCGGTTAGCATTCGCCGCCGCTTCATGACGACCATGCACCCCAATTTATCTTCCTCTGCCTTTTCTGCTTTTCATTTCAAGGTTCTAGCGCTCGGATTGTTGTCCGCCCTGGTGCTCGCCGGTTGCGGCAGCAGCAGTTCGCGCCGCGTCTCCTACGAGACCGAGGAGTTCGACTCCACCACCACCCACACGCGCACCTACACGGCCACCGAAGCCCAGACCTGCGAAGCCGCGCGGCGCGCACTGCTGAGCCAGGGCTACATGATCAACGCCGCCAACTCCGACCTGGTGACGGGCCGCAAGAGCTTCCAGCCCGCGGCCGAAGTGCATGTGGAGGTCGAGTTTCGGGTGGTGTGCGCGCGCGAAGGCGGCAAGTCGGGCAAGCGCAGCACCGTCGCCTTTGCCACCGCGCTGCAAGACCGCTACGGCATCAAGAAGGTCAACAACTCGGCCAGCCTGGGCGTGGGCGCCATCGGTTCGCTCTCGCTGCCCTTTGCGGGCAGCGACGACGCCATGGTCAAGGTGGCCAGCGAAACCCTCACGGACGAGCTCTTCTACGACCGCTTCTTTGCGCTGCTCGACCGCTTTCTGGAAGGCCAGGGCGGCGAAGAACCGGAGGCGCCCAGCGTGGCGCCCGAAGCGCCGCGGCCGGCCGCGCCGCTGAACCCCGGAGCGCCCGCCACCACCTTTCCGGTGAAGCCGGTGCCCAGCCCGGGCTGATTGCGCGTCCGCGCCAGGGCGGTCAGCGCACCAGCGTCGACTTTCCGAACAGGCTCTCGATCAGCTCCACGGCCACCTCGCCAGTCTGGTTGCGCACGTCGAGCGCCGGGTTGAGCTCCACCACATCGAGCGAGCCGAGCCGGCCGGTGTCGGCGATCATCTCCATGCACAGCTGCATCTCTCGGTAGGTGGGGCCGCCGCGCACGCCGGTGCCTACACCGGGCGCGATGTTAGGGTCGAGGCAGTCGAGGTCGAAGCTCACGTGGAGGTGGGTGTCTTCGTCCACGTCCTGCAGCGCCTCGGTCATGGTGGTGCGCATGCCGTGCTCGTCGATGTGGCGCATGTCGAACACGTTGAGCCCCAGCGTGCGAATGGCCTCTTTCTCGTCGGCATCGACGCTGCGGATGCCGATGAAGCGGATGGCGTCGTGCTCCAGCGCCGCGCGCTCGCCGCTCCAGCCGGTGAGCACTGCCGGCCCGTGGCCCAGCAGGCACGACACCGGCATGCCATGCAGGTTGCCGCTCGGGCTGGTGGTTTCGGTGTTCACGTCGGAGTGCGCATCCAGCCACACCACGCGCAGCTTCTTGCCGCGCTTGCGCGCATGCCAGGCCACCGCGCTGATGGAGCCGATGGCCAGGCAGTGGTCGCCGCCCATCATGAGCGGCACGTGGCCAAGGCCCAGTGCCGTGTCGACCGCTGCGTAGACCGAGCGGTTCCACGCAATCACCTCGTCCAGGTGGCGCAGGCCGTTGGCAGGGGCGGTCCACGGTGTGGCCGGGCCCGCGAGGTTGCCGCGGTCGAGCACCGCAAAGCCCTGCCGCGCCAAGGCCTCTGGCAGGCCGGCCACGCGCAGGGCGTCGGGCCCCATGCCGGCGCCGCGCACGCTGGCGCCGATGTCGGTGGGTGCGCCGATCAGTTCGAGGGTAATGCCGTTGTCGTTGCTCATGTCGATGGCCCGATGTGCTTCCACAGGTAGGCGTAGCCCAATGCGTCCATGAAGGCGGATTCCTTGTTGTCCGTTGCCGCGCTGTGGCCGCCTTCCATGTTCTCGTAAAAGCTGGCGTCGTAGCCCATGGCGGCCAGCTTTGCGTACATCTTGCGCGCATGCACCGGGCCCACGCGGTCGTCGCGGGTCGATGTGGTGAAGAGCGCGGGCGGGTAGGGCTGGCCCTTCTTCGCGTTCTCGTAGGGCGAGAAGGCCTTGATCCACGCCCATTCTTCCGGCTGGTCGGGGTCGCCGTATTCGGCAATCCACGAGGCGCCCGCCGACAGGTGCGTGTAGCGCTTCATGTCGAGCAGCGGCACCTCGCTCACGATGGCGCCGTAGAGCTGCTGGTACAGCGTGAGCATGTTGCCCATCAGCAGCCCGCCGTTGCTGCCGCCCATGGCGCCCAGATGCGGCGGCGACGTGATGTTGCGCGCAATGAGGTGCTCTGAAACGGCCGCAAAGTCTTCGCAGGTGCGCAGGCGGTTTTGCTGCAGCGCGGCCTGGTGCCAGCGCGGGCCGTACTCGCCGCCGCCGCGGATGTTGGCGACCACGTAGACGCCGCCCTGCTCGAGCCATGCGCGACCAATGGCGCCGCTGTAGCTGGGTTGCAGCGAGATCTCGAAGCCGCCATAGGCGTATTGCAGCGTGGGGTTCTTGCCGTTGGCCTCAAGGTTCTTCGGCGCGATTTCGAAATACGGCACGCGCGTGCCGTCCTTCGACGCGGCGAAGTGCTGGCTCACGCGGTAGCGCGAGGCGTCGAAGAAGCCGGGGCTGTCTTTCAGGGGCTCGGGCTCGCCCTTGCCGATGGTGCCCATGTAAAGCGTGGTGGGCTGCAGGAAGCCGCTCACGGTCAGAAAAAAATCGTCGTTCTCGTCTTCGTCGATGCCGCCGGCCGCAATGGTCGAAAGCTCGGGCGCGCCGCCCAGGCTCTCGCGCTTCCATTCGCCGGCTTGCGGGGTGAGCACTTCGAGCTTGTTCACCACGTCGTGCATCACGTTCAGGATCAGGTGGTTGCGGGTCCACGAATGGTCGTCGAGCGCGGTGGTGTCGTCGGGCTCGAACAGCACCGTGAGCTCGCGCTTGCCCGCCATGTAGTCGTCGAACTTCGCGGCCAGCAGCGAGCCCGGCTTGTAGGTGGTGCCGCCCACGGTCCAGGGGCTGCGCGGCTCGACCAGCATCCACTCGCGGGTGATGTCGGCGTTGGAATCGTCGGGCACATCGATCTTCACGAGCCGGCCGTCGGCGTGGCGCAGCCAGGTCTCGCTGTCGTAGAAGTCCATCTGGCGCGAGACAAAGTCGCGCTCGAAGCCCGGCGTGTTGTCGCGCCAGGCGCTCACGGTCATGTCGTCGGCGCTGCCTTCGTACACGGTCAGTGCACTCTCCAGCGGCGTGCCGCGCTTCCATTCCTTGACGATGCGCGGGTAGCTCGAGCTGGTCATCGAGCCCGGGCCGAAGTCGGTGGCCACGTAGAGGTGGTCGATGTCCTTCCACGCCACGTTGCTCTTGGCCTCGGGCAGCGTGAAGCCGCCTTCGACAAACTGCTTGAGCTCCAGGTCGAACTCGCGCACCACGTTGGCGTCGGCGCCGCCGCGCGAGAGCGAAACCAGGCAACGCTTGTATTCGGGCTGCAGGCACTGCGCGCCGTGCCACACCCAGTTCTCCTTGTCGACATCGGCCAGCGCGTCCAGGTCGATCACGGTTTCCCAGGCGGGCTGGGGCTTGCGGTATTCGGCCAGCGTGGTGCGCCGCCACAGGCCCTTGGGGTTCTTCTTGTCGCGCCAGAAGTTGTAGAACAGCGGGCCGATCTTGCGAACCATCGGAATGCGGTCGTCCGAATCGAGCACTTCGAGAATGCCTTTCTCCAGACGCTCGAAGGCCGGCGACTGCGCGTAGCGCTGCACCGTCTTCGCGTTGTGCTGGCGCGCCCAGTCGAGTTGTTCGGCGCCGTCGATGTCTTCGAGCCACAGGAACTCGTCGGTCTGCATGGAAGAGGTTGAAGTCATTGCCGCAGTGTACGAATCCGGCGTGAAAGAAGAGATGTCCCTGACGGCCCGTCGGAAGCTATTGAATTCATAGCGCGATGCACCAGGGGCTCGGGACAAACCCGCGTTCGACGGATTCGCCCCTGTTCGCGGGGCTGCCCACGGGTATCCTGCCGAACGGCGCCTGC
Proteins encoded in this region:
- a CDS encoding DUF2242 domain-containing protein gives rise to the protein MTTMHPNLSSSAFSAFHFKVLALGLLSALVLAGCGSSSSRRVSYETEEFDSTTTHTRTYTATEAQTCEAARRALLSQGYMINAANSDLVTGRKSFQPAAEVHVEVEFRVVCAREGGKSGKRSTVAFATALQDRYGIKKVNNSASLGVGAIGSLSLPFAGSDDAMVKVASETLTDELFYDRFFALLDRFLEGQGGEEPEAPSVAPEAPRPAAPLNPGAPATTFPVKPVPSPG
- a CDS encoding prolyl oligopeptidase family serine peptidase, translating into MTSTSSMQTDEFLWLEDIDGAEQLDWARQHNAKTVQRYAQSPAFERLEKGILEVLDSDDRIPMVRKIGPLFYNFWRDKKNPKGLWRRTTLAEYRKPQPAWETVIDLDALADVDKENWVWHGAQCLQPEYKRCLVSLSRGGADANVVREFDLELKQFVEGGFTLPEAKSNVAWKDIDHLYVATDFGPGSMTSSSYPRIVKEWKRGTPLESALTVYEGSADDMTVSAWRDNTPGFERDFVSRQMDFYDSETWLRHADGRLVKIDVPDDSNADITREWMLVEPRSPWTVGGTTYKPGSLLAAKFDDYMAGKRELTVLFEPDDTTALDDHSWTRNHLILNVMHDVVNKLEVLTPQAGEWKRESLGGAPELSTIAAGGIDEDENDDFFLTVSGFLQPTTLYMGTIGKGEPEPLKDSPGFFDASRYRVSQHFAASKDGTRVPYFEIAPKNLEANGKNPTLQYAYGGFEISLQPSYSGAIGRAWLEQGGVYVVANIRGGGEYGPRWHQAALQQNRLRTCEDFAAVSEHLIARNITSPPHLGAMGGSNGGLLMGNMLTLYQQLYGAIVSEVPLLDMKRYTHLSAGASWIAEYGDPDQPEEWAWIKAFSPYENAKKGQPYPPALFTTSTRDDRVGPVHARKMYAKLAAMGYDASFYENMEGGHSAATDNKESAFMDALGYAYLWKHIGPST
- the rocF gene encoding arginase; its protein translation is MSNDNGITLELIGAPTDIGASVRGAGMGPDALRVAGLPEALARQGFAVLDRGNLAGPATPWTAPANGLRHLDEVIAWNRSVYAAVDTALGLGHVPLMMGGDHCLAIGSISAVAWHARKRGKKLRVVWLDAHSDVNTETTSPSGNLHGMPVSCLLGHGPAVLTGWSGERAALEHDAIRFIGIRSVDADEKEAIRTLGLNVFDMRHIDEHGMRTTMTEALQDVDEDTHLHVSFDLDCLDPNIAPGVGTGVRGGPTYREMQLCMEMIADTGRLGSLDVVELNPALDVRNQTGEVAVELIESLFGKSTLVR
- a CDS encoding nucleoside/nucleotide kinase family protein; amino-acid sequence: MSTTPEQQLPSIPADGLARLQALMAGGQRKLLGLVGAPGAGKSTLAAALRRAAGADRAQVVPMDGFHLANVELQRLGRAGRKGAPDTFDSAGYVALLQRLRGQGPGDPIVYAPEFRREIEEPIAGAIAVLPETQLVITEGNYLLHDAGPWAGAAGMLDEVWYVDIDDAVREERLLKRHQQFGRSPEAARDWVAGTDAPNARLIAATRGRAHFVLHWS